In Sphingobacteriaceae bacterium, the following proteins share a genomic window:
- a CDS encoding DNA-binding protein — MNKAELIDAIASGSKLTKADAGRALDSTIEAIHKALKKGDRIGLVGFGAFSVAKRAARTGRNPQTGKEIKIAAKKVVKFKAGADLASTVNKGK; from the coding sequence ATGAACAAAGCAGAATTAATTGATGCAATTGCATCTGGATCAAAATTAACAAAAGCAGACGCTGGTCGTGCTTTAGACTCTACTATTGAAGCAATTCACAAAGCTTTGAAAAAAGGCGATCGTATTGGTTTAGTAGGTTTCGGTGCATTCTCGGTTGCTAAACGCGCTGCACGTACCGGACGTAATCCTCAAACAGGAAAAGAAATTAAAATCGCTGCGAAAAAAGTAGTGAAATTTAAAGCTGGAGCTGATTTAGCTTCAACTGTAAATAAAGGAAAATAA